The sequence GTTTGTCGTGAACATCCCCCCGGCATCGATGGTCGAGGAGGTCATGATATGCGCGCGGAACTACCCGCCTGAGGTCGACGAGTTTGCGGAGGCGGGTCTTGCACCCCGGCCGTCGGTGAAGGTCCGCCCTCCCGGCGTCGGCGGGTGCCTGGCCTGGATGGAGTGCGTGCTCGCCGAGGAGATCGCGCGGGAGAACTACTCCCTCGTCATCGGAACGGTGGTCCACCTCGAGACCGACGATCGCTGCTTCAACGATGCCGGCGAGATGGACTTCGAGCGGGCAGAGCCACTCTCGGTTATGCTCGGGCGGGAGGGGATGTGGTTCACCCGGCCCGTCAGGTCGGGACGGTTTGCCCGCTACGCGGAGATGGCCGCCGGCAGGAAGGGTTGACGGCAGGTCAGAGCATCCCGCACCCGGAGAGGTGATAGAGCCGGCCGACCCGTTCAGCCGCCTCCTCTGATTCCGCCTCCCGGATGCGTTCGAGGATTGTCTCGATATCCTCTTCAGGCATGCACCCGAGGTCTTCCCGACCGGAGAGGATCTGGTCGGTGAGGTAGCTCCAGTCCTCGTCAGAGAGCCGGCTGACCCGTTCCCTGAAGTCTTCCTCGTCTGCCGCGATATGGTTTGAGACCGGCGGGAGGATCGAGTGGAACTCGTGCCCGGACTCCGGGCAGATGATCCCCTCGTATTCAGGCGCCAGTTTCCGTAATATCGCAAAGTCCTTCTCGTCAAATTCGCGTGCCATGGTTCACCAGGCCTCCCGGCGGCTACGGCCGGTACCTCTTCTCAGGAAGAGTTTGGGGCGGGACGGTATTTATCGATGCGGGGGCCGGCGATCGTGATCCCCACAATATCCCGGACCGCCTGTATGAAGGTCCTCTGCTCCCGGGGAGCGAGCAGCCGGAGCCTGGCCGCCGCACGGGCGATCTCCGCATCAAGCAGCGATGCCAGCGCCCGCCCGACCCTGTCATCTCTCGCGGAGATGCTCTGGAGGAGGAGCGCTTCGGACCCGGGGCGGCAGTCCCCGGGCACATGCAGATCTGCGATATCGTCTGCAATCTGCATCGCCTTCCCGGCAGAGAGACCAAAGTTTGCAAACGCAGTGACGACGTTCTCGTCCGCGCCTGCCGTCATGGCGCCCCATGCTGCCGCAAGCGAAAAAAGGCACCCGGTCTTCCTGGTGATGACCGCATCGTAGAGTTCGACCGAAGGGAGGAGCGGCTGCTCAAGCACCTCCCAGGCCACGCCCCTGGTCATGCTCTGCTGGGCCGACGCGAGCATCGTCACATACTGTGAGCCGTACGGGGCGGCGAGAGCGTAGGGGAGGGCGAGGATACCGACGGCATCGAGCACCGCCCGCCCCTCTCCCCGGGTGAGGTGGTGGGCCGGGGCTCCGCGCCGGACGACGTCGCCGTCCAGCATATCGTCGAGGATGAGGCTTGCGGCGTGAGCGAACTCGAGGGCACAGGCAAGGTCGAGCGCCCGGGGAGTGGGGACCGTCATCCGGGTGAGGGCGGTGTGGACACGGAGGAGAAGCCCGGCCCGCATCCGCTTCCCCTTCAGGAGGAGCGGGAGGACGCCGGGGTCGACTGCCTCCCCATCGCCCGCCATCTCCTCGATCCGCCGGTTGACCGTGGGCCTGACCTGCTCCAGGTACTCGCGAAACGGCATCATGACGCACTCACAGGATCGCCGGTAAGCTCGCCCGGGTGGTAAAAAGGTGTGGGTCGATCCGGCGCTGCAGGTATATTCATTATTGTTGCGGGATTCAGGAGTCCCAGGCACGGGAAGATGATGAGGCAGGAGGGGGTGGCGATCGAGAGAGAACCGGTGTATTTAGAGCCGGGTGACGTGTTCAGGGATTGGCTCGCGGGTGTCCTCGCCGACCGGCTGCCGGAGCATGACGGCGACGTCCGGGTCTACCGGATAGAGCCCGCGTCGCACGTCGTCTGCCGCTACGAGTTTGTCGGCACGGGGTTCAGCGTCATCGGCAAATTCTTCGGGGCGCCGCAGGGTGCAAACACCCGCTACGACCCCGATGCGGCGATGAAGAACGAGTACGACCGGCTCAGGCGCGCGTCCGGCTGGATCCCGGTTCCCGGCGCTCTTGCGACGAACAGCCGGTTTCACTCGGTCCTTGTGACCGGGTACATCCCTGGCCCGACCATACGGGAACTCCTCGCGGCGGGGGCATCTCTCTATGACCCCCTGACCGGCGTCGCGCACCTCCTCCGCCGGCTCCACGACAACACACGGACCTCCTGTAACCGGGAGCGTGAGTTTGCCTACTTTCATAAGGTGCTCGACCAGAATGCGCTCCCTGCACCCCTGCGGGAGCGGTTCAACCGCCTGCTCGGGGCGTGGTGGCACAGTACCCGGATCAGCCGGGACGAAGGATGTATGGTCCACGGCGACGCCACGCCCGCAAACTACCTCTATGACAGCGGGGTCTGGGCGATAGACTTCGAAGGCGCCCGGGACTGTGCCCATCCCATCCGCGACCCCGGAATCCTCGCGGCGGAGCTCAAGGCGTCGGTCGGGAACACCAGGGCCGAAGACTACATCGGCCACCTCCTCTGGCACTACAGCCGGGGCGAGGCGGAGTTCCGCTGCCATACCGCCGATCTGCCGTTCTTCATGTCGCTCGGCTACCTCAGGATCGCCCGGCTGCCCTGGCGGGCTGCGGAACGCGACTGGCTGCTCCAGGAGGCGGAGGCATGTCTCGCCGCAGGCCCGGGGTAGCGGGGGTCCTCTTCGACTGCTACGGGACGCTCATTGATATCCTGACCGATGAGCACGATATCAGGACCTACCGGTGCCTCTCCCGGTGGCTTCTCTACCAGGGGGTCAGGATCGCGCCCGAGTCCTTGCGGGACTGCTACCTCCGGCGGGTACGGGAGGCGGCCGACCGGACCGGGGAGCGCTACCCGGAGGTGCGGGTCGAGGAGGTCTTCGCCGGCATCTGCGCCGAACACGGTATGTGGGAGGCTGATTTCGACCGGCTCGGGGTCGAGGCGGCACGGGCGTTCCGGGCCGCATCTCTCAGGCGGCTCGGGGTTATCGGGAAGAGCCGGCGGCTGCTTGACCTCTTCGGTGCGAAGAAACTCGGCGTCGTCTCGAACGGACAGCGAGTCTTCTCAGAGCGGGAGATGCGGGCGCTTAACCTCTACGACCGGTTTGAGGTTGTCATCTTCTCATCAGACCTCGGTTACAAAAAGCCTGATCCGAGGATATACACGGCTGCCCTCACGCGGATGGGACTTCGCCCCCCCGACGTCCTCTTCATCGGGGACACCTGCGAAGACGACGTCCTTGCGCCCCGGAGACTCGGGATGCAGGCGCTGCATGTACGGGAGGCATGGCAGCGCTACGGCGCCTGAGCAGCGGCCCCGATGGGTATATGGTGCTCCGGTCACCAGTCTTTTCCTGTACATGGGGGCCATGAAGAGGGGGATGCCACACTCCGCGGATACTCCGCTGCCCGACGATTGGATCGGCGTTGACCTCAACACCACCGGGCACGTCGCCGTCGTCGCCCACCCGGCGAGCGGCGGGGTGGTGATGCTCGGCGACCTGCCGGAGCACCGGGAGAGCGGGAGCGCCGGGAGGGGCGGGTCTGCCCGGAAACCCCTGGACCACGAACGCGCCAACCAGAATCAGAAGATCGCAAAAGAGATCGTGAAGATGGCCCGGCAGCTCTGGTGCGGCATCAAACTCGAGGACCTCACAGGCGCCGGGTTTGCGGGCCGGAAGAAGCGGGGCACCCCCCTCTCGTTCTCCCGGCGTGAGGGGTCGTTCTACCACCTCCAGAAACTGATCGAGGCCCGGGCGCAGGACGCCGGGGTCCGGATCGTCTACGTGGACCCGGCGTTCACGTCCAGGTGCTGCAGCCGGTGCGGTGAGCCGGGTATCCGCAAGGGCAAGGAGTTTTTCTGCCCGCAGTGCGGGAACGCCGTTCATGCCGACGTGAACGCGGCGTTCAACATAGCAGCAGCACCGCCGGGAACCGGGGCGGGGGTTTCATGATACCTGAGTGCACATAGTCCCGCGTGACGAACGAACGGCGGTGGTTGATCACCTTCGGGGCGGGGCTTGTCATCCTCTCGATCGCGCTCTACGGCCTGCATTACCTGATCTTCCATGATATCCACCACATCGGGATCTATACGCTCGCTGACATCGCGTTCCTCCCGCTTGAGGTCCTCCTGGTGACGCTCGTCTTTCACCAGGTGCTCGAGTCCCGCGACCGGAAGCAGAGGATGGATAAACTGAACATGGTCATCGGGACGTTCTTCTCCGCCATCGGAACGCAACTCCTGACTTACATCTCCAACAACGATCCGAACCTGGACGAGATCCGGCCGCAACTGCTGGTCAACGATACCTGGACCGATGAGACGTTCCAGCGTGTGGAAGGAAGGCTGAAGCGGCATCCCTGTCGCATCAGGATAGAGGATGTCGACCTGGAGGCCGTCAAACGGTTCCTCGGGTCCCGTGAGGAGTTCCTCCTTCGGTTGCTGGAAAACCCCGTACTCCTCGAACACGAGGCGTTCACCGAACTCCTCAGGGCGGTATTTCACTTCAACGAAGAACTGCAGCGCCGGCCCGGCTTCTCCGGCCTGCCCGGGACCGATACGGCTCACCTCGCCCACGACCTCGAACGGATCTACGGCCTCCTGATCCGGGAGTGGCTGGACTACATGCACTACCTGCAGGAGAACTATCCTTATCTCTTCTCGTTTGCGATGCGGACAAACCCCTTCGACGAGACGGCGACGGCGATCGTGGGGTGAGGGGAGCCCCCGACCCCAAAAGACCGCCGTGTCCGGGGTGTGATGAACTATCGCCACCTGCACCGGCCCCCTCACGCGGAAGCGCGCGGAATGGCGCGAAGGGGCGTCGCCTACATCCGTTACCGAACTTCGCGAACTTCGCGGCTTCGCGTGAGACTCTATTGTCTCCTTATACTGAAAACTCACGCATCACGGGCCACACAATAAGATGAAAAATAACCCACTACGCAAGGTTCGCCCGGATATGCCGCACCGTCTCGGGATACTGCTGCCTGAGGGCATCCCTCTCCAGGTTCTCCCTGACGATCCACCTGACATCCTGGTCGTCGAGGGCTGCGAGTTGACGGAGGTACTCAAACCCTATCCCGGGCAGGGCCGCAACGACCCGGCCCAGGGTGTACCCGAGCGCCTTCCTGAGGGCTACAAATGCCTCGGACTGGCGCTCCCCCGCCGTGTAGACCCGGATCAGGATCTTGCGGTGCAACCTGAGCGCCGCCTCGGCCAGTTCCGGCTCCGCCTGGAGGTCGGACTCCGCGATACCGGCGGCCGCCGCCCGCATGGGGAGCCACGACCCGGACTCAACCCACCCCTCCAGCCCGGCGACGGTCTCCTCCTGCCTGGCGACGAGGAGGTCGCAGACCCCGAGCGCCACTGCCTCCCTCACCCGCCGGCGGGGGTCGAGGGAGGCATCCTGCAGCTGGGCGAGCGCCATCCCGGTGAATGCGGGTGCGACGGCCCCGATCGCCGCGATACCGAGAACCCCGCAGAGGGGGAGGAACTCATGCGGGTCGCCTGCCGGTGCATCCTCAGGGGAGACGCAGGCGAGTTCGGTACAGAGGCTCCAGAGAGCCCTGCAATCATTCTCATCGGCAGCCGCATACTCCCTGACGGCATCGGCAAACGCTGCGGCGAGGTCACGGTTGGCGCGGGGGCCCGGCAGGTTGCTCTCCGCAACCAGACAGGCTATCAGGTCTTCGGCGTTCCCGGTCGCAAGGAACCCCGAGAGTTGCCGGGCGACCTCCCGGATGTAGGTCTTTCTGCAGGTCATCGTTCTGTATCCAGATCATCAGCTAGAGCGACCCGGAACCAAAAATAATGATCGCTACCCGGCAACCAGGGTGGCGACGAAGGCATCCAGGGCTGCATAAACGTTCTCGCCGTTCCGCGCAGAGATGGGATACACCGTCTCCCCCGGCAAATCCCGGCTGATAGCCCCGGGAGCGGCGCCCGGGCAGTCGCACTTGTTCGCCATGAACGCAAGCGGCACCTCGAGTTCCTTCAGGCGGTCGTAGAGGTGCCGCGTCATCGCATCCACTCCCCTGGTGGCATCCACAACGATGATTGCACCGTCCATCCCCCGCGCGAGGATCTCCCTGACGAACTCGAACCGCTCCTGGCCCGGGGTCCCGAAGAGGTAGACCGCCCGGTCCCTCACCTGCAGTCTGCCGAAATCGAAGGCGACGGTCGTGGCGCCCTCTTTCGAGGTAGCCTCGATATTGCGGCTCCCGGAGTCGAGCGCCTGGATGAAACTGGACTTGCCTGCATTGAACGAACCGAAAACGACGATCTTGAGCCTGCCTTCTGCCATCAGCCTTGTATCGGCCGCTGAATGTTTTAGCGTTTCGATATCCCCGTGCCTTCGGAGAGCAGGAGGCATACCCGGACACCCCGGAGATGCGTTCTTTCCAGGTGGAAAGGAAAAGGACGCCCCCCGCCTCGCCGGCCACTCTCAAGAGTGATATACCCGGCAGGCCCAAGGTTACCGGTATGGGGTCGGAAGGGACGGATACCGTCGTGCAGGAGATCATGGCCGCCCTGGATGACGCATTCCTCGCGGAGAAGTACGCAAGGCTCCAGGCATCTGCTCTCGAGGGGCAGCAGTATACCCTGGCCGCGACATTCAGGATGGTCCAGGATA is a genomic window of Methanoculleus bourgensis MS2 containing:
- a CDS encoding flavin reductase family protein gives rise to the protein MILRPGQREQVLPLPVTLISTVSDDGTKNVAPWSNITPILRPLDEIVLASWIKRDTLENIRATGEFVVNIPPASMVEEVMICARNYPPEVDEFAEAGLAPRPSVKVRPPGVGGCLAWMECVLAEEIARENYSLVIGTVVHLETDDRCFNDAGEMDFERAEPLSVMLGREGMWFTRPVRSGRFARYAEMAAGRKG
- a CDS encoding polyprenyl synthetase family protein yields the protein MMPFREYLEQVRPTVNRRIEEMAGDGEAVDPGVLPLLLKGKRMRAGLLLRVHTALTRMTVPTPRALDLACALEFAHAASLILDDMLDGDVVRRGAPAHHLTRGEGRAVLDAVGILALPYALAAPYGSQYVTMLASAQQSMTRGVAWEVLEQPLLPSVELYDAVITRKTGCLFSLAAAWGAMTAGADENVVTAFANFGLSAGKAMQIADDIADLHVPGDCRPGSEALLLQSISARDDRVGRALASLLDAEIARAAARLRLLAPREQRTFIQAVRDIVGITIAGPRIDKYRPAPNSS
- a CDS encoding phosphotransferase codes for the protein MMRQEGVAIEREPVYLEPGDVFRDWLAGVLADRLPEHDGDVRVYRIEPASHVVCRYEFVGTGFSVIGKFFGAPQGANTRYDPDAAMKNEYDRLRRASGWIPVPGALATNSRFHSVLVTGYIPGPTIRELLAAGASLYDPLTGVAHLLRRLHDNTRTSCNREREFAYFHKVLDQNALPAPLRERFNRLLGAWWHSTRISRDEGCMVHGDATPANYLYDSGVWAIDFEGARDCAHPIRDPGILAAELKASVGNTRAEDYIGHLLWHYSRGEAEFRCHTADLPFFMSLGYLRIARLPWRAAERDWLLQEAEACLAAGPG
- a CDS encoding HAD family hydrolase, encoding MSRRRPGVAGVLFDCYGTLIDILTDEHDIRTYRCLSRWLLYQGVRIAPESLRDCYLRRVREAADRTGERYPEVRVEEVFAGICAEHGMWEADFDRLGVEAARAFRAASLRRLGVIGKSRRLLDLFGAKKLGVVSNGQRVFSEREMRALNLYDRFEVVIFSSDLGYKKPDPRIYTAALTRMGLRPPDVLFIGDTCEDDVLAPRRLGMQALHVREAWQRYGA
- a CDS encoding zinc ribbon domain-containing protein, coding for MPHSADTPLPDDWIGVDLNTTGHVAVVAHPASGGVVMLGDLPEHRESGSAGRGGSARKPLDHERANQNQKIAKEIVKMARQLWCGIKLEDLTGAGFAGRKKRGTPLSFSRREGSFYHLQKLIEARAQDAGVRIVYVDPAFTSRCCSRCGEPGIRKGKEFFCPQCGNAVHADVNAAFNIAAAPPGTGAGVS
- a CDS encoding GTP-binding protein, coding for MAEGRLKIVVFGSFNAGKSSFIQALDSGSRNIEATSKEGATTVAFDFGRLQVRDRAVYLFGTPGQERFEFVREILARGMDGAIIVVDATRGVDAMTRHLYDRLKELEVPLAFMANKCDCPGAAPGAISRDLPGETVYPISARNGENVYAALDAFVATLVAG